A single genomic interval of Vicugna pacos chromosome 34, VicPac4, whole genome shotgun sequence harbors:
- the NOP2 gene encoding 28S rRNA (cytosine(4447)-C(5))-methyltransferase, giving the protein MGRKLDPTKKEKRGPGRKARKQKGAETELAKFLPAAGEDNSKRLSSRARKRAAKRKLGSADAPEMSKSPGAKPLPGKLPKGAVQTPGKKRALSLFTTTQSKKRLAPGHSSDEEGDSGEDSVLNQGDLWGSEDSDADMVDDYGADSNSEDEDEEDGEELLPIERAARKQKAQEAAAGGQWSEEETDEEEEEETVSPESGPREDEEADGLQINVDEEEPFVLPPTGEMEQDAQAPDLQRVHKRIQDIVGVLRDFGTQREEGRSRSEYLQRLRKDLATYYSYGDFLLGKLMDLFPLSELVEFLEANEVPRPITLRTNTLKTRRRDLAQALINRGVNLDPLGKWSKTGLVVYDSSVPIGATPEYLAGHYMLQGASSMLPVMALAPQEHERILDMCCAPGGKTSYIAQLMKNTGVILANDANAERLKSVVGNLHRLGVTNTIISHYDGRQFPKVVGGFDRVLLDAPCSGTGVISKDPAVKTNKDEKDILRCAHLQKELLLSAIDSVSATSRTGGYLVYCTCSVMVEENEWVVDYALKKRNVRLVPTGLDFGQEGFTRFRERRFHPTLRSTRRFYPHTHNMDGFFIAKFKKFSNSIPQPQTGNSATSTLANIDLSNPKGQVTPKSESSSQSAKKARVAVEAKQRPQKRQHPKKASFRKQNGISKGTDSELSTVSSVTKAQPSSKSQDSSQLAEKAAVAGKLKQQSPKLPSSKKVAFRKQHAPRKGPDTETPAVQPLSKAQAALKPEDGDRPCGNTAGAEKVKQLPEQPVKKAAFQKQNGTPKEPKTPTLSPCSSSWRPPAKRRKS; this is encoded by the exons ATGGGGCGCAAGTTGGACCCTACGAAGAAGGAGAAACGGGGGCCAGGCCGAAAGGCCCGGAAACAGAAGGGTGCTGAGACCGAACTCGCCAAATTCTTGCCTGCAG CTGGTGAGGACAATTCCAAGAGGCTGTCCAGTCGTGCTCGAAAGAG GGCAGCCAAGAGGAAATTAGGCTCTGCTGATGCCCCTGAGATGAGTAAGTCTCCTGGGGCCAAACCGCTGCCTGGAAAGCTACCAAAAG GAGCTGTCCAGACACCCGGTAAGAAGAGAGCCCTGTCCTTATTTACCACTACTCAAAGCAAGAAGCGCCTGGCACCAGGCCATAGCAGTGATGAGGAGGGAGACTCTGGAGAGGACAGTGTGTTGAACCAGGGGGACCTCTGGGGCTCTGAAGACAGTGATGCTGACATGGTAGATGACTATGGAGCTGACTCCAACTCCGAGGATGAAGATGAGGAGGATGGTGAGGAG TTGCTGCCCATTGAAAGGGCTGCTCGGAAGCAGAAGGCTCAGGAAGCTGCTGCTGG GGGCCAGTGGAGCGAGGAGGAGACtgatgaagaggaggaagaggagacggTGTCCCCTGAGTCAGGCCCCAGAGAGGATGAAGAGGCTGATGGCTTGCAGATCAATGTGGATGAGGAGGAGCCTTTTGTGCTGCCCCCTACTGGGGAGATGGAGCAAG ATGCCCAGGCTCCAGACTTGCAGCGGGTTCACAAGCGCATCCAAGATATAGTGGGAGTGCTGCGTGACTTCGGGACACAGCGGGAGGAAGGTCGGTCTCGATCTGAGTATCTGCAGCGGCTTCGGAAGGATCTGGCCACTTACTACTCCTACGGAGACTTCCTCCTTGGCAAGCTTATGGACCTCTTCCCTCTATCCGAG CTGGTGGAGTTCTTGGAAGCCAATGAGGTGCCTCGGCCTATCACCCTCAGGACCAATACCTTGAAGACCCGACGCCGGGACCTGGCTCAG GCTCTAATCAATCGTGGGGTTAACCTGGATCCCCTGGGCAAGTGGTCAAAGACTGGACTTGTGGTCTATGATTCTTCAGTGCCCATTG GTGCTACTCCTGAGTACCTGGCTGGGCACTACATGCTGCAGGGAGCCTCCAGCATGTTGCCTGTCATGGCCTTGGCACCCCAGGAACATGAGCGGATCCTGGACATGTGCTGTGCGCCTGGAGGAAAGACCAGCTACATAG CCCAGCTGATGAAGAACACAGGTGTGATCCTTGCCAACGATGCCAATGCTGAGCGGCTTAAGAGTGTCGTGGGCAACCTGCACCGGCTGGGAGTCACCAACACCATCATCAGCCACTACGATGGGcgccagttccccaag GTGGTAGGGGGCTTCGACCGAGTCCTGCTGGATGCTCCCTGCAGTGGCACTGGGGTTATCTCCAAGGACCCGGCTGTGAAAACTAACAAG GATGAGAAGGACATCCTGCGCTGTGCTCACCTGCAGAAGGAGCTGCTTCTGAGTGCTATCGACTCCGTCAGCGCCACCTCCAGGACGGGAGGCTACCTGGTCTACTGCACCTGCTCCGTCATG GTGGAAGAGAATGAGTGGGTGGTAGACTATGCCCTGAAAAAGAGGAATGTGCGGCTGGTGCCCACTGGCCTAGACTTTGGCCAGGAGGGCTTCACCCGGTTCCGGGAAAGGCGCTTCCACCCTACTCTGCGCTCTACCCGCCGCTTCTACCCCCACACCCACAACATGGATGGTTTTTTTATTGCCAAGTTCAAGAAATTCTCCAATTCTATCCCCCAGCCCCAAACAG GAAATTCTGCAACATCTACTCTTGCAAACATAGACTTGTCCAACCCAAAAGGGCAGGTGACCCCCAAGTCTGAGAGCAGCAGTCAGTCTGCCAAGAAGGCCAGAGTGGCTGTGGAAGCAAAGCAGCGGCCACAGAAACGGCAACATCCCAAGAAGGCTTCCTTCCGGAAGCAGAATGGCATCTCCAAAGGGACAGACTCAGAATTGTCCACCGTGTCTTCTGTCACAAAAGCCCAGCCTTCCTCCAAGAGCCAGGACAGCAGTCAGCTGGCTGAAAAAGCTGCAGTGGCTGGGAAACTAAAGCAACAGTCTCCCAAACTGCCGTCCTCCAAGAAAGTTGCCTTCCGGAAGCAGCACGCTCCCCGCAAGGGCCCAGACACAGAAACGCCTGCAGTGCAGCCCCTCTCTAAGGCCCAGGCTGCTCTCAAGCCTGAGGACGGTGACCGGCCCTGTGGGAACACTGCAGGGGCTGAGAAGGTAAAGCAGTTGCCGGAGCAGCCTGTCAAGAAGGCTGCCTTCCAGAAACAGAATGGCACCCCCAAGGAACCTAAGACTCCCACCCTGTCCCCTTGCAGTTCCAGCTGGCGCCCACCCGCAAAGAGGAGAAAATCTTAG